From the Streptomyces nigrescens genome, one window contains:
- a CDS encoding DUF317 domain-containing protein: MKKHKQPANGPREQAQQHYLVEPRYLAGGGDLRHVSEFLRASGWKDRSKSGGPLAFDSPDRTIRVAYDPFIQPGGWMIRAEATRGQPAWHVTLGRQTPVEIVAGFTDSLTQPRSAHAPNPWAPLHQHGWTTEQRRHPTATSPDDSSWMQFHQTAPGKAFWWAGARTEHGRTWEAHLSPTTPMHLVQALTAALADPQPVMRPRGSVPPSTRVRTTSVSVLPSQLSAWQQTRITAARAATWARNSWAAAQPRNRTAQPHAAAGSARARR, from the coding sequence GTGAAGAAACACAAGCAGCCAGCCAACGGCCCGCGCGAACAGGCCCAGCAGCACTACCTGGTCGAACCGCGGTACCTGGCCGGCGGCGGCGACCTGCGCCATGTCAGCGAATTCCTGCGCGCCTCGGGCTGGAAGGACCGCTCCAAGAGCGGCGGCCCGCTGGCCTTCGACAGCCCCGACCGCACCATCCGCGTCGCCTACGACCCGTTCATCCAGCCCGGCGGGTGGATGATCCGCGCCGAGGCCACACGTGGGCAACCGGCCTGGCACGTGACTTTGGGCCGTCAGACCCCGGTGGAGATCGTCGCCGGATTCACCGACTCCCTCACCCAGCCCCGCTCCGCACACGCCCCCAACCCCTGGGCCCCGCTTCACCAGCACGGCTGGACAACCGAGCAGCGTCGGCACCCCACGGCGACCAGCCCGGACGACAGCAGCTGGATGCAGTTCCACCAGACCGCCCCCGGCAAGGCGTTCTGGTGGGCAGGGGCACGCACCGAGCACGGCAGAACGTGGGAAGCCCATCTCTCCCCCACCACGCCGATGCACCTCGTCCAGGCGCTCACCGCAGCCCTGGCCGACCCGCAGCCGGTGATGCGGCCCCGCGGAAGCGTTCCGCCCTCCACCCGCGTCCGCACCACCTCCGTCTCCGTCCTGCCCTCCCAGCTCAGCGCCTGGCAGCAGACCCGCATCACCGCCGCCCGCGCCGCCACCTGGGCCCGCAACTCCTGGGCCGCCGCCCAACCCCGCAACCGCACCGCCCAGCCCCACGCAGCGGCCGGAAGCGCCCGCGCCCGCCGCTGA
- a CDS encoding DUF317 domain-containing protein, which translates to MSAPGNVDVALVAPRYLAGGGDPAWITAPLHRACDWSSHPDPLVPRVVLTSPGKKAVLRLAPDPDHPWWTLQHASLGDQRAWSVSFGARAPVEIIAGLTDALTDPAVVQAPAPDPYQPLRQAGWLEGHDDEGLTSPDGLAHVEHFTHGTTDCWFAKTAVSEDPEGLIWRAYLSGDTPAHLITGFTRALADQAPLPRDPYPLRVPLNFRRQARVTTTQLPSSAVGLALERRVTALANRSKQPVPTPLSAKAPPPRRTR; encoded by the coding sequence GTGAGCGCGCCCGGAAACGTCGATGTGGCGCTGGTCGCCCCGCGCTACCTGGCCGGCGGCGGCGATCCCGCCTGGATCACCGCCCCGTTGCACCGAGCCTGCGACTGGAGTTCCCACCCCGACCCGCTGGTGCCGCGCGTGGTACTCACCAGCCCCGGCAAAAAAGCCGTGCTGCGTCTGGCCCCGGACCCCGACCATCCGTGGTGGACCCTCCAGCACGCATCCCTGGGCGACCAGCGAGCCTGGTCGGTGAGCTTCGGCGCCCGCGCTCCCGTCGAGATCATCGCCGGACTCACCGACGCCCTCACCGACCCGGCCGTCGTCCAGGCGCCCGCACCCGATCCGTACCAGCCCCTGCGTCAGGCCGGTTGGCTCGAAGGCCACGACGACGAGGGCCTCACCTCCCCCGACGGCCTCGCCCACGTCGAGCATTTCACCCACGGCACCACTGACTGCTGGTTTGCCAAGACCGCAGTCAGCGAGGACCCCGAGGGCCTGATCTGGCGCGCGTACCTCAGTGGCGACACACCTGCGCACCTGATCACCGGCTTCACCCGCGCGCTCGCCGACCAAGCCCCGCTCCCCCGAGACCCCTATCCGCTCCGCGTCCCGCTCAACTTCCGCCGCCAGGCCCGTGTAACCACCACGCAACTCCCGTCCTCCGCGGTCGGCCTCGCCCTGGAGCGCCGCGTCACAGCCCTCGCCAACCGCTCCAAGCAACCAGTGCCCACCCCCCTGTCAGCGAAGGCGCCGCCGCCCCGGCGTACCCGCTGA
- a CDS encoding type IV secretory system conjugative DNA transfer family protein codes for MPTSSPSPNSNDGYDIAFKVLLGIVAVAVPLANLAWLGGLGAAWLTDSGTPAPYQPFGALLHPEQLWPDLDHTTLLVGTRIAPTTVLLALAAVGAWWWSRRKGASGGKKKRLRGLARTRDIEPLLAKAMTAKARSLRPSLKGTKHIDPTDTGILLGDLQGTRHEVRMGWEDVAVAIMAPRSGKTTSLAIPSILNAPGPVLLTSNKAGGDAYTATITARATVGRVWSMDPQQIAHAERAMWWNPLADAKTLEGAGRLAGHFLAASVDASQQGDFWSKAGSNILSQLFLAAALDDRPITDVMSWLAFPADRTPLDILRDHDHAAVAAQLKGTVEGPPETRDGIYETARQYAAALLNTEIAAWVTPQEGIAEFKPSEFVDSTDTLYLLSKDGGGGASALIAACADSVMRAATARAERAGGRLDPPMLAILDEAANVCKISDLPDLYSHLGSRGIIPITILQSYRQGQKVWGDAGMDAMWSASTIKIVGPGIDDPDFADKLSRLIGDHDVESTSVSHSESGKSTSVSMRQERILAADAIRALPKGSALCFATGMRVAALDMKPWYQQPEADEISSASARASKAITDRAVAKTTPSQSNFTTAA; via the coding sequence TTGCCCACTTCCTCCCCCTCGCCGAACTCGAACGACGGCTACGACATTGCCTTCAAGGTCCTCCTCGGGATCGTCGCCGTCGCCGTCCCCCTGGCCAACCTCGCCTGGCTCGGCGGCCTCGGTGCCGCCTGGCTGACGGACTCCGGCACTCCGGCTCCCTACCAACCGTTCGGCGCCCTCCTCCACCCCGAACAGCTGTGGCCCGACCTCGACCACACCACGCTGCTGGTCGGCACCCGCATCGCCCCCACCACCGTCCTGCTCGCCCTCGCCGCCGTCGGCGCCTGGTGGTGGTCGCGGCGCAAGGGCGCCTCCGGCGGAAAGAAGAAGCGTCTTCGCGGGCTGGCGCGCACGAGGGACATCGAGCCCCTCCTTGCCAAAGCCATGACCGCCAAGGCCCGCTCCCTGCGCCCGAGCCTGAAGGGCACCAAGCACATCGATCCCACCGACACCGGAATCCTGCTCGGTGATCTGCAGGGCACCCGGCACGAGGTCCGGATGGGCTGGGAGGACGTCGCCGTGGCGATCATGGCCCCCCGCTCCGGAAAGACCACCAGCCTGGCCATCCCCTCGATCCTCAACGCCCCAGGCCCCGTTCTGCTGACCTCGAACAAGGCAGGAGGCGACGCCTACACCGCCACCATCACCGCGCGGGCGACGGTCGGCCGGGTCTGGTCGATGGACCCCCAGCAGATCGCGCACGCCGAGCGCGCCATGTGGTGGAACCCCCTGGCGGATGCCAAGACCCTCGAGGGTGCCGGCCGCCTCGCCGGCCACTTCCTCGCCGCAAGCGTGGACGCAAGCCAGCAGGGCGACTTCTGGTCCAAGGCCGGATCCAACATTCTCTCGCAGCTGTTCCTTGCCGCGGCGCTCGATGACCGCCCGATCACGGACGTAATGAGCTGGCTGGCCTTCCCCGCGGACCGCACCCCGCTGGACATCCTGCGCGACCACGACCACGCAGCGGTCGCCGCTCAGCTCAAGGGCACCGTGGAGGGCCCGCCGGAGACCCGCGACGGCATCTACGAAACGGCCCGCCAGTACGCCGCCGCCCTGCTGAACACGGAGATCGCCGCCTGGGTCACCCCGCAGGAAGGCATCGCAGAGTTCAAGCCGTCGGAGTTCGTGGACAGCACGGACACGCTCTACCTGCTGTCGAAGGACGGCGGTGGCGGTGCCAGCGCGCTGATCGCGGCGTGCGCGGACTCGGTCATGCGGGCTGCGACCGCCCGGGCCGAACGTGCCGGCGGGCGGCTCGACCCGCCGATGCTCGCGATCCTCGACGAGGCCGCCAACGTCTGCAAGATCAGCGACCTGCCTGACCTGTACTCGCACCTTGGCAGCCGCGGCATCATCCCGATCACCATCTTGCAGTCCTACCGGCAGGGCCAGAAGGTGTGGGGGGACGCGGGCATGGACGCGATGTGGTCGGCCTCCACCATCAAGATCGTCGGCCCCGGCATCGACGACCCCGACTTCGCTGACAAGCTGTCCCGGCTGATCGGTGACCACGACGTGGAGAGCACGTCCGTCTCGCATTCCGAGTCCGGCAAGTCCACCAGCGTGTCGATGCGGCAGGAACGCATCCTGGCGGCCGACGCCATCCGCGCCCTGCCCAAGGGCAGCGCCCTGTGCTTCGCCACCGGAATGCGCGTCGCCGCACTCGACATGAAGCCCTGGTACCAGCAGCCCGAAGCGGACGAGATCTCCTCCGCCTCCGCCCGCGCCTCGAAGGCCATCACCGATCGCGCCGTCGCCAAGACGACGCCGAGCCAGAGCAACTTCACAACGGCCGCGTAA
- a CDS encoding DUF317 domain-containing protein: MSPYAHDDRVMVSPRYMAGAGDRVADVIGPLIHLFGWKHEHDAATGHVAVDSPDASLFVDFAPLHPRGQWLTVAHHEPYWEAKFSRQAPLEAVAAVTQALPQLLGDARHADRIPITDMPLDQLAELNDWSAEDGALTSPDLYCRLQHTPGEEIAWQVEHVYFEGDPLATFTQDTPECLVRNFFAHLTAPMAVERVVADIPLSTRHGNSALITPVRGSGVNPQIHHALAQLDRPNRPGRRR, from the coding sequence ATGAGCCCGTACGCACACGACGACCGGGTCATGGTTTCGCCTCGGTACATGGCAGGCGCCGGCGACCGGGTCGCCGACGTGATCGGCCCCCTGATCCACCTCTTCGGGTGGAAGCACGAGCACGATGCCGCCACCGGGCACGTCGCAGTCGACAGCCCCGACGCCAGCCTGTTCGTCGACTTCGCCCCACTGCACCCGCGCGGTCAGTGGCTCACCGTGGCCCACCATGAGCCGTACTGGGAAGCGAAGTTCAGCAGGCAGGCGCCCCTGGAGGCGGTCGCCGCCGTCACCCAGGCACTGCCCCAGCTGCTCGGCGATGCCCGTCATGCCGACCGCATCCCGATCACGGACATGCCCCTGGACCAGCTCGCCGAGCTGAACGACTGGTCCGCCGAGGACGGCGCCCTCACCTCGCCCGACCTGTACTGCCGACTGCAGCACACGCCCGGCGAGGAGATCGCCTGGCAGGTCGAGCACGTCTACTTCGAGGGCGATCCGCTGGCCACTTTCACGCAAGACACCCCTGAGTGCCTCGTCCGCAACTTCTTCGCCCACCTGACCGCGCCAATGGCGGTGGAGCGGGTCGTTGCCGACATCCCCCTCAGCACGCGGCATGGAAACAGCGCCTTGATCACACCGGTCCGCGGGTCCGGAGTGAATCCCCAGATCCATCACGCCCTAGCACAGCTCGACCGTCCCAACCGCCCCGGCCGCCGCCGCTGA
- the trpA gene encoding tryptophan synthase subunit alpha — translation MFVPAGLHPASAERRHLDQLAQAADLFEIGLATEDAVLDGPVIQAAYHRALRRGNALDAAVRAVEHAAGLRPTVVMTYWEPVRRHGPEHLARLFADAGAAGVMVVDLPAHHAARWHDTARDAGLRTPRLIPRTTPDTSLPAAVAGASGWLYAPASTAPTGYQGPVDLPALGHFTRRLRSVSPLPVVSGVGISTPALAARVAPVVNGVVIGTPVVRALATDPDRAAEVTAAFAQALHTPTSRETRA, via the coding sequence GTGTTCGTCCCCGCCGGCCTCCATCCGGCATCCGCCGAGCGCCGTCACCTCGACCAGCTCGCGCAGGCAGCCGACCTGTTCGAGATCGGCCTGGCCACCGAGGACGCCGTCCTCGACGGCCCCGTCATCCAGGCCGCCTACCACCGCGCGCTGCGACGCGGAAACGCCCTCGATGCCGCCGTCCGCGCCGTCGAGCATGCCGCCGGCCTCCGGCCGACCGTCGTCATGACCTACTGGGAGCCCGTCCGCCGCCACGGCCCCGAGCACCTGGCCCGCCTGTTCGCCGACGCAGGTGCCGCCGGCGTGATGGTCGTCGACCTGCCCGCCCACCATGCGGCCCGCTGGCACGACACCGCGCGAGACGCGGGCCTTCGCACCCCACGCCTCATCCCGCGCACCACCCCCGACACAAGCCTCCCCGCCGCGGTCGCCGGCGCCTCCGGATGGCTCTACGCACCCGCCAGCACAGCCCCGACCGGCTACCAAGGGCCGGTCGACCTTCCGGCGCTCGGCCACTTCACCCGGCGCCTGCGCAGCGTGAGCCCGCTGCCCGTGGTCTCGGGCGTGGGGATCTCCACCCCGGCCCTCGCCGCGCGCGTCGCCCCGGTCGTGAACGGCGTCGTCATCGGCACCCCGGTCGTGCGCGCCCTGGCCACCGACCCTGATCGAGCTGCCGAAGTGACTGCCGCGTTCGCCCAGGCCCTGCACACACCCACCTCCAGGGAGACCCGTGCCTGA
- a CDS encoding DNA cytosine methyltransferase gives MILDLFAGPGGWSRALGTLGARDIGLEWDQWACKTRTAAGQLTIQTDVAMYPTWPFLGRTRGLIASPPCQAWSMAGKRLGLIDQPLVHQAVADLAAGRDTREALLGACQDVRSLLAAEPMRYLHDLNSVGEPEWVAMEEVPDVLPLWKQYAVILRRWGFSVWTGILNAADYGVPQTRRRAILLASRVRTAQPPPPTHAKIEEPEGLFGPGRARWVSMAQALGWGATDRPVPTVCAGGGPGGGAEPFPSGSRKALSTARDRGTWTPHPDTPLQRSSREGTKPATRPGAQDEQSADRPLLEPDWSWSLRTNNQAHATVRPLFEPAGTLFFGHRSNECTWVAEPAAPLAGGAESPVVPEPIRITAQEAGVLQTFPADYPWAGNKGQAFSQIGNAVPPRLAAHLLAPHLGKTLNPDDFTLAA, from the coding sequence TTGATACTTGACCTCTTCGCGGGGCCGGGCGGCTGGAGCAGGGCACTGGGCACCCTCGGCGCCCGGGACATCGGCCTGGAATGGGACCAGTGGGCCTGCAAAACTCGTACTGCCGCTGGGCAGTTGACGATTCAGACCGACGTGGCGATGTATCCGACGTGGCCCTTCCTCGGTCGGACCCGCGGACTGATCGCGTCCCCGCCGTGCCAGGCATGGTCGATGGCCGGCAAACGCCTCGGGCTGATCGACCAGCCCCTGGTCCACCAGGCGGTCGCAGACCTCGCCGCTGGTCGCGACACCCGCGAAGCGCTCCTCGGCGCCTGCCAGGATGTGCGTTCCTTGTTGGCCGCCGAGCCCATGCGCTACCTCCACGACCTGAATTCGGTCGGAGAGCCGGAGTGGGTCGCCATGGAGGAAGTGCCAGACGTCCTCCCGCTGTGGAAGCAGTACGCGGTGATCCTGCGCCGCTGGGGGTTCTCCGTGTGGACCGGCATTCTCAACGCCGCGGACTACGGGGTGCCCCAGACAAGGAGGAGGGCGATCCTGCTCGCCTCCCGCGTCCGCACCGCCCAGCCACCCCCACCGACCCACGCCAAAATCGAGGAGCCCGAGGGGCTGTTCGGGCCGGGCCGCGCCCGCTGGGTCAGCATGGCGCAGGCCCTGGGATGGGGAGCGACCGACCGGCCTGTGCCCACCGTCTGCGCCGGCGGCGGACCCGGCGGCGGCGCCGAGCCCTTCCCCTCCGGCTCCCGGAAGGCACTGTCCACCGCCCGCGACCGCGGCACCTGGACACCCCACCCAGACACCCCCCTCCAGCGCTCCAGCCGGGAAGGAACCAAGCCCGCCACCCGCCCCGGAGCCCAGGACGAACAGTCAGCAGACCGTCCCCTGCTGGAGCCTGACTGGTCGTGGTCCTTGCGGACAAACAACCAGGCCCACGCCACCGTCCGGCCCCTGTTCGAGCCCGCGGGAACGCTGTTCTTCGGGCACCGCTCGAACGAATGCACCTGGGTCGCTGAACCCGCTGCCCCGCTGGCCGGGGGCGCGGAATCGCCCGTCGTCCCGGAGCCGATCCGGATCACCGCCCAGGAGGCGGGAGTTCTGCAGACCTTCCCCGCCGACTACCCCTGGGCCGGCAACAAGGGCCAAGCCTTCAGCCAGATCGGCAACGCCGTACCGCCCCGCCTCGCCGCCCACCTCCTCGCCCCGCACCTCGGCAAGACCCTCAACCCCGACGACTTCACCCTGGCCGCCTAA
- a CDS encoding DnaB-like helicase N-terminal domain-containing protein, with amino-acid sequence MPHPADPYEGDDLDDLPPPQPVHYAEQALLGALLLEPHRLKTIGRLEPHHFGNHAHGTLFTALLSVPAPDPKQHAKDIAWLNAVLTKAQPEAPGLTASYLHTLIQVCPRPEHAAAYAGMIRADHARRTVREHADRLCQIATDATLPNPAVSVLGQADALSLYLDELGTRFAPHPGSLPRTPLPSAPPRETGEEALDEERLLLSTATAHSNEVKAMRWLQPGDFTHPLHAGLWQCLVALTRRDTPVDPVTVLWEAQHRGLLSTGAEPSELLDLLAGPVGSPESWGERILQRSLLQIAHHIGRRIEAFTQDPATTPYQLVVGSRRALADLTAVRTRWQHATSPATESRPTRTSATAAPRAGPPRTTAPPAARISR; translated from the coding sequence ATGCCCCACCCCGCCGACCCGTACGAGGGCGACGACCTGGACGACCTGCCACCGCCACAACCCGTGCACTACGCCGAACAAGCCCTGCTCGGCGCCCTCCTGCTCGAACCACACCGGCTGAAGACCATCGGCCGCCTGGAGCCACACCACTTCGGCAACCACGCCCACGGCACCCTGTTCACCGCCCTGCTCAGCGTGCCGGCCCCCGACCCGAAACAGCACGCGAAGGACATAGCCTGGCTCAACGCCGTGCTGACCAAGGCCCAGCCCGAGGCGCCGGGGCTGACCGCCTCCTACTTGCACACCCTCATCCAGGTCTGCCCCCGGCCCGAGCACGCCGCGGCGTACGCGGGCATGATCCGCGCCGATCACGCCCGCCGGACGGTACGTGAGCACGCCGACCGGCTGTGCCAGATCGCCACCGACGCGACCCTGCCGAACCCTGCCGTGTCCGTCCTCGGGCAAGCCGACGCCCTGAGCCTCTACCTCGACGAATTGGGCACCCGGTTCGCCCCGCACCCCGGCTCTCTGCCTCGCACGCCCCTGCCGTCAGCGCCGCCCCGGGAGACCGGAGAAGAAGCCCTCGATGAGGAACGGCTGCTGCTCTCCACCGCCACCGCCCACTCAAACGAGGTGAAGGCCATGCGGTGGCTGCAGCCAGGCGACTTCACGCACCCACTGCACGCGGGGCTATGGCAGTGCCTGGTCGCCCTGACGCGGCGCGATACCCCCGTCGACCCCGTGACGGTCCTGTGGGAGGCACAGCACCGTGGCCTCCTCAGCACCGGAGCCGAGCCGAGTGAGCTGCTCGACCTCCTCGCCGGACCGGTCGGCTCCCCGGAGTCCTGGGGCGAGCGCATCCTCCAGCGCTCCCTCCTCCAGATCGCCCACCACATCGGCCGGCGCATCGAGGCGTTCACCCAGGACCCGGCCACCACGCCGTACCAGCTCGTCGTCGGCAGCCGCCGCGCGCTCGCCGACCTGACCGCCGTACGTACCCGGTGGCAGCACGCCACCTCACCCGCGACAGAGAGCAGACCCACGCGCACCAGCGCCACGGCAGCGCCCCGGGCCGGTCCACCGCGGACCACGGCCCCACCCGCGGCACGCATCTCCCGCTGA
- a CDS encoding DUF317 domain-containing protein translates to MTPPSIDAHVRLDTHPTHPSAVIATLTGTQAHIPHVGLEAADWHVVAKNTLVLARIDHEEPYWAEDAARELIAEGIAVEITPRLREAIDEEWTWADYPMPWCTRTEIREVSAEAQKIFDDIRHGHLLIHAHAHDGHTTVAVGTYLNTGKSVYLHGQDHLRQVADTFDSPAQALVSFERVHGDTVRPGPAPMTDTERAAAEARTSLITPPAEPETVPAYAADPGNHDDLLDEFLDAHGDWSKWRTWSDDTTHAIHESQTLRIERIHDAPAHETAWTIAAYETPVSDRTWHLTATSTTPAPVLQELLHHLADGDGLDTAVSGAMDEKSVTAATKPLLEAGWTHTVDGRWIRWTNPSKDAGVLFDAFAAQKPNSALTTWTIWAGPSVDHPTWALHTSPHAPASMLAGLATELAHGTGTRRPLHPGTTQRCTRTPVATTPPVRSSLPVQTRKR, encoded by the coding sequence GTGACACCCCCCTCCATCGACGCCCATGTCCGCCTCGACACCCACCCCACGCACCCCAGCGCTGTGATTGCCACTCTTACCGGCACCCAGGCCCACATCCCCCACGTGGGCCTGGAGGCCGCCGACTGGCACGTCGTCGCCAAGAACACCCTGGTCCTGGCCCGCATCGACCACGAGGAGCCCTACTGGGCCGAGGACGCCGCCCGGGAGCTGATCGCCGAGGGGATCGCCGTCGAGATCACACCCCGGCTCCGGGAAGCGATCGACGAGGAATGGACGTGGGCCGACTACCCGATGCCCTGGTGCACCCGCACCGAGATCCGGGAGGTCTCCGCCGAGGCCCAGAAGATCTTTGACGACATCCGTCACGGCCACCTCCTCATCCACGCCCACGCCCACGATGGCCACACCACCGTCGCGGTCGGGACCTACCTCAACACCGGCAAGAGCGTCTACCTGCACGGCCAGGACCACCTGCGGCAGGTCGCCGACACCTTCGACTCACCCGCCCAGGCTCTGGTGTCCTTCGAGCGGGTCCACGGCGACACCGTGCGCCCGGGGCCTGCACCGATGACCGACACCGAGCGCGCCGCTGCCGAAGCCCGGACCTCCCTCATCACACCGCCCGCCGAGCCGGAGACCGTACCCGCCTACGCCGCCGATCCCGGCAACCACGACGACCTCCTCGACGAATTCCTCGACGCACACGGCGACTGGTCGAAGTGGCGCACCTGGTCCGACGACACCACCCACGCCATCCACGAATCCCAGACCCTGCGCATCGAGCGCATCCACGACGCCCCCGCCCACGAGACCGCCTGGACCATAGCCGCCTACGAGACGCCCGTCTCAGACCGCACATGGCACCTCACCGCGACCAGCACAACCCCCGCCCCCGTGCTCCAAGAACTACTGCACCACCTCGCCGACGGTGACGGACTGGACACCGCCGTCAGCGGCGCCATGGACGAGAAGTCCGTCACCGCCGCCACCAAGCCGCTCCTTGAGGCAGGCTGGACGCACACAGTCGACGGACGCTGGATCCGCTGGACGAACCCGTCAAAGGACGCGGGGGTTCTATTCGACGCCTTCGCTGCCCAGAAGCCGAACAGCGCCCTCACCACCTGGACCATCTGGGCCGGCCCAAGCGTCGACCATCCCACCTGGGCGCTGCACACCTCACCACACGCGCCGGCTTCAATGCTCGCCGGCCTGGCCACAGAACTTGCACACGGCACCGGCACCCGACGCCCACTACATCCCGGCACGACCCAGCGTTGCACGCGCACCCCGGTAGCCACCACACCACCGGTCCGGTCAAGCCTGCCCGTCCAGACCCGAAAGAGGTGA
- a CDS encoding pentapeptide repeat-containing protein, producing MDTRTIRRTSVTLPALNEPGLYLSNITSLEGGRGRVEEFHYADADLRDLDLADTHLMDGRITGLKAQRTRLEKLRVDSLEFTGCDLSSLQWTDSKISRAVFRDCKLMGAALEDVTLDNVLFENCKLDYSTLTRVRAAGPVIFAKCSLRETTFTAADLGAALIDDCDLRLTEFDGGKYRGLDLRGNDLSQLRGLASLKQVVIDHAQTLQLAEALAAELDVTFGEALDDK from the coding sequence ATGGACACCCGCACGATCCGCCGTACGAGCGTCACGCTCCCTGCCCTGAACGAGCCGGGCCTCTACCTCTCCAACATCACCTCACTGGAGGGCGGCCGTGGCCGGGTGGAGGAGTTCCACTACGCCGACGCCGACCTGCGGGACCTCGACCTGGCCGACACCCACCTGATGGACGGACGGATCACCGGCCTCAAGGCCCAGCGCACCCGCCTGGAGAAGCTCCGCGTCGACTCCCTTGAGTTCACCGGCTGCGACCTGTCCTCCCTGCAGTGGACCGACAGCAAGATCTCCCGAGCCGTCTTCCGTGACTGCAAGCTCATGGGCGCCGCACTCGAAGACGTCACGCTCGACAACGTCCTGTTCGAGAACTGCAAGCTCGACTACAGCACCCTCACCCGCGTCCGGGCCGCCGGGCCCGTGATCTTCGCCAAGTGTTCGCTGCGCGAGACCACCTTCACCGCCGCTGACCTCGGCGCCGCCCTGATCGATGACTGCGATCTACGGCTGACCGAGTTCGACGGCGGGAAGTACCGCGGCCTGGACCTCCGGGGTAACGACCTCTCCCAGCTGCGCGGCCTGGCCTCGCTCAAGCAGGTCGTCATTGACCACGCCCAGACACTCCAGCTAGCCGAGGCACTCGCCGCCGAGCTGGACGTCACCTTCGGTGAAGCCCTCGACGACAAGTAG
- the amcA gene encoding multiple cyclophane-containing RiPP AmcA translates to MKILDRLATSDTPVVMELTATHDVPTPVIVEATWDNRPTWDNWAKTPAPFDNRPTWDNWNKKK, encoded by the coding sequence ATGAAGATCCTGGACCGACTCGCCACATCCGACACCCCCGTCGTGATGGAGTTGACAGCCACGCACGACGTCCCGACCCCGGTGATCGTTGAAGCGACGTGGGACAACCGGCCCACGTGGGACAACTGGGCGAAGACCCCGGCCCCCTTCGACAACCGCCCGACCTGGGACAACTGGAACAAGAAGAAGTAG
- the amcB gene encoding cyclophane-forming radical SAM peptide maturase AmcB: protein MRSRPSPWRARYQQRFAAPQTVVVQPTTWCNLDCRYCYLPFRKVKHQMPLEVAEALAQAVAQFDDSGHPIGIVWHGGEPLAVGQQKFAALLAPFEALRRAGRVHHYVQTNATLITETWCDLLAAYDVRVGVSIDGPAALNAERVDLRGKPAFDRILRGISYLREHGIPFSVISVVGTLGIAMPEELLEFLTSLGGHSVGFNIEEIEGVNTDRQPPTAVQAEEFWRRTLTWTREHPGGPGVREVERLAEYLQLIRSGQRAEWDGRRLDPIPTVSWKGDVVLLSPELADTAAPEYGDFVAGNILDRSLPEILRDAHRLRYVRDFLTGLDRCQAECEFFDFCRGAQAANRYFENGDLTTTETNYCRVSRQALVTALSTLATKEAVA from the coding sequence ATGCGCTCTCGCCCGTCCCCGTGGCGTGCCCGGTACCAGCAGCGGTTCGCGGCTCCGCAGACCGTTGTGGTGCAGCCCACGACCTGGTGCAATCTGGACTGCCGGTACTGCTACCTGCCCTTTCGTAAGGTCAAGCACCAGATGCCCCTGGAGGTGGCCGAGGCTCTGGCGCAGGCGGTGGCCCAGTTCGACGACAGCGGCCATCCGATCGGCATCGTCTGGCACGGCGGGGAGCCGCTCGCCGTGGGCCAGCAGAAGTTCGCCGCCCTGCTCGCGCCGTTCGAGGCCCTGCGGCGGGCGGGCCGAGTCCACCACTATGTGCAGACCAACGCCACGTTGATCACCGAGACGTGGTGCGACCTGCTGGCCGCGTACGACGTCCGCGTCGGGGTGAGCATCGATGGCCCGGCCGCCTTGAATGCCGAGCGCGTCGACCTGCGAGGCAAGCCCGCATTCGACCGGATCCTGCGCGGCATCTCGTATCTGCGCGAGCACGGCATCCCGTTCTCCGTAATCTCGGTGGTCGGCACCCTGGGCATCGCGATGCCGGAGGAGCTGCTGGAGTTCTTGACCTCGCTGGGCGGCCATTCGGTGGGCTTCAACATCGAGGAGATCGAAGGGGTCAACACCGACCGGCAGCCGCCCACCGCGGTCCAGGCCGAGGAGTTCTGGCGCCGCACCCTCACCTGGACCCGCGAGCACCCTGGCGGCCCGGGGGTCCGGGAAGTCGAACGCCTCGCCGAGTATCTTCAGCTGATCCGTTCCGGCCAGAGAGCTGAATGGGACGGGCGCCGCCTCGACCCGATCCCCACCGTCTCCTGGAAGGGCGACGTGGTTCTGCTCTCCCCGGAACTCGCGGACACGGCGGCGCCCGAGTACGGCGACTTCGTGGCCGGCAACATCCTCGACCGCTCCCTGCCCGAGATCCTCCGTGATGCCCACCGGCTGCGCTACGTACGCGACTTTCTCACCGGCCTGGACCGCTGCCAGGCCGAATGCGAGTTCTTCGACTTCTGCCGCGGCGCCCAGGCCGCCAACCGCTACTTCGAGAACGGCGACCTCACGACCACCGAGACCAACTACTGCCGGGTCTCCCGGCAGGCCCTGGTCACGGCCCTGTCCACGCTCGCAACCAAGGAGGCTGTTGCATGA